The nucleotide sequence ATAATAGAAATACCTCCCAATATCATACCAACACAAAGAATCTGCCCCATGGTAAAAGGCCCTAATATAAATCCTAACTGAGGATCGGGTTCTCTCACAAACTCAATAAAAAACCGTACCAATCCATAGCCAATAAGATATAAAGAAAAGAGAAAACCGTCAAAACATTTCGTTTTCCTCAAACTCCAAAGAATTATGAAAAGGAATATCCCCTCAAAAAAGGCCTCATAAAGTTGAGAGGGATGTCGTAATTGATGCATTGGGTCTAAAGGGAAATACATTCCCCAGGGTACAGAGGTAACTCGACCATATAGTTCTCCATTGATAAAATTGCCTATTCTGCCAAATGTATATCCCAAAGGAATTGCAGGACAAAGAAGATCGGCAAAATTCCAGAGATTTATTCTATTTTTATGACAAAAGAAAATAGAAATTAAAATAACTGCAATGACTCCACCATGATAAGACATTCCAGAAATGCCAATGTAGTGGAGCCCCTTTGAAAAATTAAAAGGACAGACTATCCTTAATGGATTGACTGCAAAATATTTTAAATCGTAGAATAATACGTATCCTAACCTCCCGCCAATTATAACTCCCAGAATAGCCCACACAAAATAACTTTGTATAATTCCTTTAGGATATTCGTACCTTTCATTATTTAATCTATACAAAACAAGCAAATATACAATAGCAAAGGCAACAACATACATTAAACCATAATAACGTAGTTGAAATGAACCAATTTTAACAATATCGGGGTTGATATATTCTGGTATATGATTCCACCAGTCCAAAAAGTGCCCCATGCTTAAGACCTCCTCTTAAATAGTTTAAGCCCGCATTTCATATAACGGGGTGGCGGGTGAGCGAATTTGGGTGATCTGCATTGTCGATGAAGATGTGGAAAAAGTAAAGGAGGCCAAAATCAAAGGATATCTTTGCCTCTTGACAGGGTCGCTCTCAATGGATGTTAGGCGCTGTGCGTGCCGGCCTTTTGTTTTTGCAAGTTGCCGTATTTTTCTTTGAGTTCACGAAGAAATGCCTCACGATCGGAGGAATACTTTTCGCTCAACTCTTCGCGAACCTTTCGCTGAAATTTTACAGCATCAAATTTCTTCATGGATGACCTCCCTTGGGCTCCTAATCTCTAGTATAGTATAACCCAACTTTAAGTTCACAGAATTAAAAGCACGGATGCGATCAAGATTCACGATCTGCTGGAAGTTCCAGCTAACCAGTACATCTACTCGTTCCACCGATGCAATCGCTATATGCTGG is from Deltaproteobacteria bacterium and encodes:
- a CDS encoding prolipoprotein diacylglyceryl transferase → MGHFLDWWNHIPEYINPDIVKIGSFQLRYYGLMYVVAFAIVYLLVLYRLNNERYEYPKGIIQSYFVWAILGVIIGGRLGYVLFYDLKYFAVNPLRIVCPFNFSKGLHYIGISGMSYHGGVIAVILISIFFCHKNRINLWNFADLLCPAIPLGYTFGRIGNFINGELYGRVTSVPWGMYFPLDPMHQLRHPSQLYEAFFEGIFLFIILWSLRKTKCFDGFLFSLYLIGYGLVRFFIEFVREPDPQLGFILGPFTMGQILCVGMILGGISIILIKRSYRT